Proteins found in one Vigna radiata var. radiata cultivar VC1973A unplaced genomic scaffold, Vradiata_ver6 scaffold_83, whole genome shotgun sequence genomic segment:
- the LOC106754050 gene encoding F-box protein At5g03970 — MERIKRINVNGSALNCDDILHEILLRIPPSTITKLIVVSKIWLRVICSSSFRQGYTRRWGQSFRLVGFFVCNFLYLGRPRDGYRRPRWEPALPFLSTCREGDDLKHSGILKSRGYFIDSSKGIILSGFHPKTYYVYNAVSKQKYQLPEPQQFYKVLCMALIVEECLDGDTCYKVIRARCECKLKERNTVSIETYSSNTGKWKQSTLMCSTSFALRPRTAAMVVGGVVHWFAIWGKLAIYDPRLGDRYIALIRLPTGVLTREHEESVLGESSDGVLLYGQSNNIGVEIWMLVKEPEDNNSSIYCNCTRVKYKWVLRWRLNFKVLWKQMPSLSTHSKETQLLSFLPHNSTSVFIRSGWNILLCDLQTKTVEIVNYQGRGGSISWESSKIVPYFLPSWPHAPCAS, encoded by the coding sequence ATGGAGaggataaaaagaattaatgtcAATGGCTCTGCACTTAACTGTGATGACATACTGCATGAGATCCTACTTCGAATACCGCCATCAACCATCACCAAATTAATTGTTGTATCAAAAATATGGCTGCGAGTAATATGCAGTTCTTCTTTTCGTCAAGGGTACACAAGACGATGGGGGCAAAGTTTCAGACTTGTGGGGTTTTTCGTAtgcaattttttatatcttggAAGACCTCGGGATGGGTACCGTCGCCCTCGTTGGGAGCCTGCCCTTCCGTTCTTGTCCACTTGTAGAGAGGGTGATGATTTGAAACATTCTGGAATCCTCAAAAGTCGTGGGTATTTCATTGATAGTTCAAAAGGCATAATTCTTTCTGGTTTCCATCCAAAGACATATTATGTGTACAACGCAGTCTCCAAGCAAAAGTATCAACTCCCAGAACCTCAGCAGTTCTATAAAGTTCTGTGCATGGCATTGATTGTGGAGGAATGCCTTGATGGTGACACATGCTACAAGGTGATCCGAGCAAGATGTGAGTGCAAGCTTAAGGAACGCAACACTGTCTCAATAGAGACTTACTCATCAAACACTGGAAAATGGAAGCAATCCACTCTGATGTGCTCAACATCTTTTGCATTGCGCCCGAGAACAGCAGCTATGGTGGTTGGAGGGGTTGTACACTGGTTTGCAATATGGGGAAAACTTGCCATTTATGATCCTCGTCTTGGAGACAGGTATATAGCATTGATTAGACTACCAACAGGTGTGTTAACACGTGAGCATGAGGAATCTGTTCTTGGGGAGTCATCGGATGGGGTTTTGCTGTATGGTCAGAGCAATAACATTGGTGTGGAGATATGGATGCTTGTGAAGGAACCAGAAGATAACAACTCATCCATTTACTGCAACTGTACTAGGGTGAAGTACAAGTGGGTCCTGAGGTGGAGATTAAATTTTAAGGTATTATGGAAGCAGATGCCATCTTTAAGCACACATTCTAAAGAAACCCAGCTACTGTCATTCCTTCCACATAATTCTACTTCTGTCTTCATAAGATCAGGGTGGAACATTTTGCTGTGTGATTTACAGACCAAAACGGTGGAAATTGTTAACTATCAGGGTCGAGGAGGTTCCATTTCTTGGGAATCTAGCAAAATAGTTCCTTACTTTCTACCATCTTGGCCACACGCACCCTGTGCCTCGTGA